A region of Pyxidicoccus parkwaysis DNA encodes the following proteins:
- the sucD gene encoding succinate--CoA ligase subunit alpha produces MSILVNENTKVVCQGITGSAGSFHSKQMLEYGTKLVAGVTPGKGGTDFEGKVPVFNTVADSVKQAGANTSVIFVPPPFAADSIMEAADAGISLIITITEGIPVNDMVRAKRYLQGKPGVRLIGPNCPGVITPGAKCKIGIMPGHIHKPGRIGVVSRSGTLTYEAVHQLTQLGLGQSTAVGIGGDPVNGTDFVDVLKLFNADPETDAVIMIGEIGGDAEERGAEYVAREFTKPIAGFIAGQSAPPGKRMGHAGAIISGGKGTATEKMKAMEAAGFLMAASPAELGTTLQEALKRGAPKKR; encoded by the coding sequence ATGAGCATCCTCGTCAACGAAAACACGAAGGTGGTCTGCCAGGGCATCACCGGCTCGGCGGGCTCGTTCCATTCGAAGCAGATGCTGGAGTACGGCACCAAGCTCGTGGCCGGCGTGACGCCGGGCAAGGGCGGCACCGACTTCGAGGGCAAGGTCCCCGTGTTCAACACGGTGGCCGACTCCGTGAAGCAGGCCGGCGCCAACACCTCCGTCATCTTCGTGCCGCCCCCCTTCGCCGCTGACTCCATCATGGAGGCCGCCGACGCGGGCATCTCCCTCATCATCACCATCACCGAGGGCATCCCTGTCAACGACATGGTGCGCGCCAAGCGCTACCTGCAGGGCAAGCCGGGCGTGCGCCTCATCGGCCCCAACTGCCCGGGCGTGATTACGCCGGGTGCCAAGTGCAAGATCGGCATCATGCCGGGCCACATCCACAAGCCGGGCCGCATCGGCGTGGTGTCCCGCTCCGGTACGCTGACCTACGAGGCCGTGCACCAGCTCACGCAGCTGGGGCTGGGCCAGTCCACCGCGGTGGGCATCGGCGGTGACCCGGTCAACGGCACCGACTTCGTGGACGTGCTGAAGCTCTTCAACGCGGACCCGGAGACGGACGCGGTCATCATGATTGGTGAGATCGGCGGCGACGCCGAGGAGCGCGGCGCGGAGTACGTGGCGCGCGAGTTCACCAAGCCCATCGCCGGTTTCATCGCCGGCCAGTCGGCGCCCCCGGGCAAGCGCATGGGCCACGCTGGCGCCATCATCTCCGGCGGCAAGGGCACGGCGACGGAGAAGATGAAGGCCATGGAGGCCGCCGGCTTCCTGATGGCCGCCAGCCCCGCCGAGCTGGGCACCACGCTGCAGGAGGCCCTCAAGCGGGGCGCTCCCAAGAAGCGCTGA
- the rlmN gene encoding 23S rRNA (adenine(2503)-C(2))-methyltransferase RlmN: MSETSATALPVTEPLPAPAPAKLVDVASLSMEALTRFVTETLGERSFRAPQIYKWLHQRGVTSFDEMTDLSKALREKLRTKAEIIPLVKDCELRSTDGTIKYRWKTRDGRYIESVYMPAEDRKTLCVSTQVGCAMACGFCMTGTMGLKRNLTPGEIVAQVHAVNREVRKNEGLETLRPLSNLVFMGMGEPLHNFENLKTALSILQSEDGPNFSHRHITVSTVGLVPMIERFGQETDVKLAISLNASTDEQRSKTMPVNRKWNIAALLDACRKFPLRQGRRITFEYVLIKGFNDADEDAHRLIELLKGIPVKVNLIPYNENPGLGFHTTGEERAEQFRAILADGHIAAYIRRNRGRDIAGACGQLANQGEAAPAEGAT, translated from the coding sequence ATGTCAGAGACCTCCGCTACCGCCCTGCCCGTGACTGAGCCGCTTCCGGCGCCCGCGCCCGCGAAGCTGGTGGACGTGGCCAGTCTGTCCATGGAGGCGCTCACCCGCTTCGTCACCGAGACGCTGGGCGAGCGCTCCTTCCGCGCGCCGCAGATCTACAAGTGGCTTCACCAGCGCGGCGTCACCTCGTTCGACGAGATGACGGACCTGTCCAAGGCCCTGCGCGAGAAGCTCCGGACGAAGGCGGAAATCATCCCGCTGGTGAAGGACTGCGAGCTGCGCAGCACCGACGGCACCATCAAGTACCGGTGGAAGACGCGCGACGGCCGCTACATCGAGTCCGTCTACATGCCCGCCGAGGACCGCAAGACGCTGTGCGTGTCCACCCAGGTGGGCTGCGCCATGGCCTGCGGCTTCTGCATGACGGGTACCATGGGGCTCAAGCGCAACCTCACCCCGGGCGAAATCGTGGCCCAGGTGCACGCGGTCAACCGCGAGGTCCGGAAGAACGAGGGCCTGGAGACGCTGCGCCCGCTCAGCAACCTGGTGTTCATGGGCATGGGCGAGCCCCTGCACAACTTCGAGAACCTCAAGACGGCGCTCTCCATCCTCCAGTCCGAGGACGGCCCCAACTTCAGCCACCGGCACATCACCGTCTCCACGGTGGGGCTGGTGCCCATGATTGAGCGCTTCGGCCAGGAGACGGACGTCAAGCTGGCCATCTCCCTCAACGCCAGCACCGACGAGCAGCGCAGCAAGACGATGCCCGTCAACCGCAAGTGGAACATCGCGGCGCTGCTGGACGCGTGCCGCAAGTTTCCCCTGCGTCAGGGCCGGCGGATTACCTTCGAGTACGTGCTCATCAAGGGCTTCAACGACGCCGACGAGGACGCCCACCGGCTCATCGAGCTGCTCAAGGGCATTCCCGTGAAGGTGAACCTGATTCCCTACAACGAGAACCCGGGACTGGGGTTCCACACCACCGGGGAGGAGCGGGCCGAGCAGTTCCGCGCCATCCTCGCCGACGGGCACATCGCTGCCTACATTCGCAGGAACCGGGGGCGGGACATCGCCGGGGCTTGCGGTCAGCTCGCCAACCAGGGCGAGGCGGCTCCTGCCGAGGGCGCGACATAA
- a CDS encoding KH domain-containing protein, translated as MEQLLTYLARALVDQPDQVGLRVSEADGARLYELKVAPEDVGKVIGRDGRTVNALRTLLNAAAQKAGQKVRLEILDDRRNAAGAPGAAAVPPVTPDASR; from the coding sequence GTGGAGCAACTTCTTACCTATCTGGCGCGGGCCCTGGTCGACCAACCGGACCAGGTCGGCCTGCGCGTTTCCGAGGCGGACGGCGCCCGGCTCTATGAGCTGAAGGTCGCCCCCGAGGACGTCGGCAAGGTCATCGGCCGTGACGGGCGCACCGTGAATGCCCTCCGGACGCTGCTCAACGCCGCCGCCCAGAAGGCCGGGCAGAAGGTCCGCCTGGAAATCCTCGATGACCGGCGCAACGCGGCTGGCGCTCCTGGCGCCGCGGCCGTGCCGCCCGTGACTCCGGACGCCTCGCGGTGA
- the sucC gene encoding ADP-forming succinate--CoA ligase subunit beta, producing the protein MKIHEYQGKELFRKYGVPTPKGILALSPNDAEAAAKELGTSVVVVKAQIHAGGRGKGGGVKLAKSPAEAKDLAKAMLGMKLKTIQTGPEGQTVHKVYIEQGLNIGQELYLGVTLDRATSRITFMASREGGVEIEEVAEKHPEKILREAADPVVGFTDFQGRKLAFALGLTGPTVNKFVQFCTALYKMYVETDASLVEVNPLVITKEGDVVALDAKVNFDENALYRHKELLEYRDLAEEEPRETQAKEWDLAYIALEGNIGCMVNGAGLAMATMDTIKLVGGSPANFLDVGGGASKEKVTAAFKLILADPAVKAVLVNIFGGIMKCDVIAEGIIAAAKEVQLKVPLVVRLEGTNVEKGKELLRNSGLAITPADNLRQAAEKAVAAIK; encoded by the coding sequence ATGAAGATCCACGAGTACCAGGGCAAGGAACTCTTCCGGAAGTACGGCGTGCCCACGCCGAAGGGCATTCTCGCGCTTTCGCCCAACGATGCGGAAGCCGCGGCCAAGGAGCTCGGCACGTCCGTGGTCGTCGTGAAGGCCCAGATTCACGCAGGTGGCCGTGGCAAGGGCGGTGGCGTGAAGCTCGCCAAGAGCCCCGCCGAGGCGAAGGACCTCGCCAAGGCCATGCTGGGCATGAAGCTGAAGACCATCCAGACCGGGCCGGAAGGCCAGACGGTCCACAAGGTCTACATCGAGCAGGGCCTGAACATCGGCCAGGAGCTCTACCTCGGCGTGACGCTGGACCGCGCCACCAGCCGCATCACCTTCATGGCCTCCCGCGAGGGCGGCGTGGAGATTGAAGAGGTGGCGGAGAAGCACCCCGAGAAGATCCTCCGCGAGGCGGCGGACCCGGTGGTGGGCTTCACCGACTTCCAGGGCCGCAAGCTCGCCTTCGCCCTGGGCCTCACCGGCCCCACGGTGAACAAGTTCGTCCAGTTCTGCACCGCGCTCTACAAGATGTACGTGGAGACGGACGCCTCGCTGGTCGAGGTCAACCCGCTCGTCATCACCAAGGAAGGCGACGTGGTGGCGCTCGACGCGAAGGTGAACTTCGACGAGAACGCGCTCTACCGGCACAAGGAGCTGCTGGAGTACCGCGACCTCGCCGAGGAGGAGCCCCGTGAGACGCAGGCCAAGGAGTGGGACCTGGCCTACATCGCGCTCGAGGGCAACATCGGCTGCATGGTGAACGGCGCGGGCCTCGCCATGGCCACCATGGACACCATCAAGCTGGTGGGCGGCAGCCCGGCCAACTTCCTGGACGTGGGCGGCGGCGCGAGCAAGGAGAAGGTCACCGCGGCCTTCAAGCTCATCCTCGCCGACCCGGCCGTGAAGGCCGTGCTCGTCAACATCTTCGGCGGCATCATGAAGTGCGACGTCATCGCCGAGGGCATCATCGCCGCGGCGAAGGAGGTCCAGCTCAAGGTCCCGCTCGTGGTCCGGCTGGAAGGCACCAACGTGGAGAAGGGCAAGGAGCTGCTGCGCAACTCCGGCCTGGCCATCACTCCGGCGGACAACCTGCGGCAGGCGGCGGAGAAGGCCGTCGCGGCCATCAAGTAG
- the ndk gene encoding nucleoside-diphosphate kinase, with product MAIERTLSIIKPDGLEKGVIGKIISRFEEKGLKPVAIRLQQLSQKEAEGFYAVHKARPFFKDLVQFMISGPVVLMVLEGENAVLGNRDIMGATNPAQAAAGTIRKDFATSIDKNTVHGSDSLENAKIEIAYFFRETEIQAYPYQK from the coding sequence ATGGCCATCGAGCGCACGCTGTCCATCATCAAGCCGGACGGTCTGGAGAAGGGCGTCATCGGGAAGATCATCAGCCGCTTCGAGGAGAAGGGTCTGAAGCCGGTCGCCATCCGGCTGCAGCAGCTCTCCCAGAAGGAGGCCGAGGGCTTCTACGCCGTCCACAAGGCCCGGCCCTTCTTCAAGGACCTGGTGCAGTTCATGATCTCCGGCCCCGTCGTCCTGATGGTGCTGGAGGGCGAGAACGCCGTCCTCGGCAACCGCGACATCATGGGCGCCACCAACCCGGCCCAGGCCGCCGCCGGCACCATCCGCAAGGACTTCGCCACCAGCATCGACAAGAACACGGTGCACGGCTCCGACAGCCTGGAGAACGCGAAGATTGAAATCGCGTACTTCTTCCGGGAGACGGAGATCCAGGCCTACCCGTACCAGAAGTAG
- the rpsP gene encoding 30S ribosomal protein S16, translated as MAVVLRLARAGAKKKPYYHVVATDSRNPRDGKFIEAVGAYDPNLEPPKVEFNEERLNYWLKTGATPSETVADLIKVAAKAKPATPAV; from the coding sequence ATGGCCGTCGTCCTCCGTCTCGCCCGCGCGGGCGCCAAGAAGAAGCCGTACTACCACGTGGTCGCCACCGACTCCCGCAACCCCCGCGATGGCAAGTTCATCGAGGCCGTGGGCGCGTACGACCCGAACCTCGAGCCCCCCAAGGTGGAGTTCAACGAGGAGCGGCTGAACTACTGGCTGAAGACGGGCGCGACGCCTTCCGAGACGGTGGCGGACCTCATCAAGGTCGCCGCGAAGGCCAAGCCCGCGACTCCCGCGGTCTGA
- a CDS encoding S41 family peptidase translates to MSFRPWRLLWLLLIAVPGFALAADAPKAPEVLDAKERGRIIEAVIGQVKARFYSPEKAALAERLLRSRLKRGDYDAITEPRELADILTEHLVMDGQDAHFVVIYSARPVPRNLPLPWEPAPPEVEAFRASREEHWKRVALREAFGINRVERLDGNVGYLRLTSFPEPKHAAEAAASAMRLLSATDALIIDLRGNGGGDDSLVALYLGWLLPERVHVRDTLWKGRPKESLYTPEAPVAGRYGDKEVYVLTDGDTFSAAETLAYDLQARKRARVVGETTRGGANPSVALPADEHFVVGVPMGQTVHAVTKTNWEGVGVKPDVAVPATDALRTAHVAALTTLSKRTDDPMQVEEVREALKALGADGAKP, encoded by the coding sequence ATGTCCTTCCGTCCGTGGCGGTTGCTCTGGCTGCTCCTCATCGCCGTGCCGGGCTTTGCCCTCGCGGCGGACGCGCCGAAGGCCCCGGAGGTGCTGGATGCGAAGGAGCGTGGCCGGATCATCGAGGCCGTCATCGGCCAGGTGAAGGCGCGCTTCTACTCGCCGGAGAAGGCGGCCCTGGCGGAGCGGCTCCTGCGCTCCCGGCTGAAGCGCGGGGACTACGACGCAATCACCGAGCCCCGGGAGTTGGCCGACATCCTCACCGAGCACCTGGTGATGGACGGCCAGGACGCGCACTTCGTCGTCATCTACAGCGCCCGGCCCGTGCCCCGGAACCTGCCCCTGCCGTGGGAGCCCGCGCCGCCGGAGGTAGAGGCGTTCCGCGCCTCGCGCGAGGAGCACTGGAAGCGCGTGGCCCTTCGCGAGGCATTCGGCATCAACCGCGTGGAGCGGCTCGACGGCAACGTGGGCTACCTGCGGCTGACGAGCTTCCCGGAGCCGAAGCATGCGGCGGAGGCGGCGGCCTCGGCGATGCGGCTGTTGTCCGCCACGGATGCGCTCATCATCGACCTGCGGGGCAACGGCGGCGGTGATGACTCGCTGGTGGCGCTGTACCTGGGCTGGCTGCTGCCGGAGCGCGTGCACGTGCGGGACACGCTGTGGAAGGGCCGGCCGAAGGAGTCCCTCTACACGCCCGAGGCCCCGGTGGCGGGCCGGTACGGTGACAAGGAGGTCTACGTCCTCACGGACGGGGACACGTTCTCCGCGGCGGAGACACTCGCGTATGACCTGCAGGCGCGGAAGCGGGCGCGAGTCGTAGGCGAGACGACGCGCGGCGGCGCCAACCCGAGTGTCGCCCTGCCCGCGGACGAGCACTTCGTCGTGGGCGTGCCCATGGGTCAGACGGTGCACGCGGTGACGAAGACGAATTGGGAGGGCGTGGGCGTGAAGCCGGATGTCGCGGTGCCAGCAACCGACGCCCTGCGCACCGCGCACGTGGCCGCGCTCACCACCTTGTCGAAGCGCACGGACGACCCGATGCAGGTGGAGGAGGTCCGTGAGGCGCTGAAGGCGCTGGGGGCCGACGGCGCGAAGCCGTAA